From Cheilinus undulatus linkage group 17, ASM1832078v1, whole genome shotgun sequence, one genomic window encodes:
- the parm1 gene encoding prostate androgen-regulated mucin-like protein 1 homolog — MMRVSLQTLITCLLLCCPTVLSSGPVSLNTKPQTETPLHETKTSGINNPNSTLFNDTISIQATVLSEGTTSETEGTSTPSIPTQTQGSTASITSQPATTAQTDGSTHTNESPNTTPDITQTTSLTVTTNAAGSTTTSNAATSIAATSNAAASIAATSIAATSNAATSIAATSNAPTIPQTNNPTTSRNIQSTSTSHPIMTSSSTQTNRPSPTTPKISTTKTIHTTTLEQDEHKPEGLSSGSVAVIICFFIALVLIVMAGLYYNKIRRRSYGPLLDNTHTGIGHFSNPMYDP, encoded by the exons ATGATGAGGGTCAGCCTACAAACTCTGATAACAT GTCTGCTGTTGTGCTGTCCAACAGTGCTGAGCTCTGGACCAGTCAGCTTAAACACAAAGCCCCAAACTGAGACACCAttacatgaaaccaaaacatctgGTATAAATAACCCCAATTCAACTCTGTTTAACGACACAATTTCTATCCAAGCAACCGTGTTAAGTGAAGGAACCACCTCAGAAACAGAGGGCACTTCAACTCCATCGATCCCAACACAGACCCAGGGCTCTACCGCCAGCATCACCAGTCAACCAGCCACTACAGCGCAGACCGATGGCTCCACTCATACAAATGAATCCCCAAATACAACCCCCGACATTACACAAACCACCAGCCTCACAGTCACGACCAATGCTGCTGGCAGTACCACTACCAGCAACGCCGCTACCAGCATCGCCGCTACCAGCAACGCCGCTGCCAGCATCGCCGCTACCAGCATCGCCGCTACCAGCAACGCCGCTACCAGCATCGCCGCTACCAGCAATGCCCCAACTATCCCACAAACAAACAATCCAACCACCTCTAGGAATATCCAGTCTACAAGCACGAGCCATCCCATCATGACCTCCAGTTCTACGCAAACAAACAGGCCATCCCCCACCACTCCAAAGATCAGCACTACGAAGACCATCCATACCACCACGCTGGAACAGGATGAGCACAAGCCTGAAGGTCTAAGCTCAG GGAGTGTTGCAGTCATTATTTGTTTCTTCATTGCACTTGTCCTTATTGTGATGGCTGGCCTCTACTACAACAAGATCAG GCGAAGATCCTACGGACCTCTACTTGACAACACCCACACTGGAATAGGACACTTCAGTAACCCCATGTATGACCCTTAA